Genomic DNA from Xiphophorus couchianus chromosome 12, X_couchianus-1.0, whole genome shotgun sequence:
cattaGGTTGGTGGCTGTCTATAGTGACTGCagtagttaaatattttataacaaaatatttaacttgcaaactaaatattgaacTATGACATTTTAAACgaataatatttagcttttatattatgacaaatattttaatttattccagtGATATCATATCAACTTATGTATGACTTTTTTCATAAAAGCCTAAATAAGTTTCTGCTCTTTAACTGTGTAATTTAACAATCAGCACCccataaaagaaaatggatacatttttgtatattttttggtaatatttttatgttttcctaaCTTTAAAACCTGAATAAAATTGTGGTTCTTTAACAAAAtcaattcaaataataataCACAAATACGTTgtcatttaaaattacaaacttcTCATagtagatatttatcaaaaattataAGCTGAGTCATAGCATTTGCAgctctaaagttttttttgtagctcAACTGTAGGCAAAATAACTCTTTAGATTGTAAATATTGTGGATCCAGCAGATCTACAGATACAGAGGTTGGTGAAATCTGAGCCACTTAGCCTGAACAGAACAAAGGTCTTCTGGGACATTTAAAGGCATCAAGTGTCCATCCGATGATGCGTCAGCGCTGGAACACAGTGTAGACTCGCTGCTGTTTTGGGTTCAGCGTAGAACACTGAAATAATTTCTTGACTCCCTGCAGAAACTTTCTGAAACAGTATCATCACCGTGACAACCCAAGAAGTTACTGCTGTGGGCAACAAATGGAAACCGAAAAGGTTTTCCAAAAGGACTTGAATAGGAGGAAGCTGGAcgagtttttcttgtttcaactCCAACCTGAAAAGGTTCTACACTGAGGTCAGGAGTTTCTGACCCACATGTGTGTGTTGAGGGTCATTTCTAACCCAAATGGTTGAagtttaaacttgtttttaagtCTATTTGGCTCTTCTATCATAacaattataaaaacaacaaacaataataCCCCCATCTTTAATCTATTGTTAGTCCTTTTGCTTACTTGGTGATAATggtaaaaccaaaaaaagggcatattttccaattaaatttaacatttgacTACCGTCCTCTGAAATAGTGCATTTTTCCACTGTATTTTGATTCTGTTTACACTATTATAGACCAATACAGCTACTTAAAGTCCCCATAGAACCACTGAATTAACCATTGAGAGGTTAAAGGAGTTCCAGACTAAagtctcattatctaagaatgattttgtgaaaaaaaatttaatgaccATATTCTGTACATCCCATAAACAAATTCTAATTATTCAAAGGAAGCATAATAGACCACCTTTAAGaaacatcacatttatttatattttaaactcaCCTTAATAACCCTAGGAAGCGTTTCTGGTAACATCAtccaaatgaagaaaatatcaACAACACTGAAGGTCAAGGCGAGCAGCGCTGGAGTTTCGTAGAAGACATTTCCTGTTGTTTTGGAGCTAACAGCAAAGTAAGCACCCATGAGAGGTCCAACAGTGAAGCCCAAGGAAAAGGCAACACCAATCATTGCCtggtcaaaaaataaaaataaataaataaaaatcacttaaatgtatttcaataaaaaatatagactTGCAACTGCATGAATGAGAAAACTGTTGGCTTGTGAAATATACAAATGTTAATAAGAATTTGTTGAACACCGCAGAAGTCTAAGCTCAGCAATAAAGTTATCTTagtaaactaaaactaacaaaataacaaaaatgagaaaacatttttgttcactgaaataaattaaaacagtaattaatgggGGAAAAGACTATAACTAACTGCAACTCTACTGTGggtttataaaactaactaaaacatactgaaattctaaatgtaatatcctttgtttttgtgtttatgaatctatttattaacctttcaaactgatgtgaaatagattttttcccAGATTTTTATCATGTCTGTTGTCAGCAAATTATGGTACTTCATACAAATGGCGACAGTAAAAGTTGACATAATTTACAAGAGACAATAATTGAatgcattttttgaaaatgatatCTTCTGTTGCGTATTCATTACCCAATCAATGTATCGCAATAGAATACTCTGACCTTTTAGAATACAACTaactgataaaaactaaacaatatttaactaatattaactaataaaaactagaaaatacaagttaaaaactaattaaaacaaacaaaaggttacagcaaagtaaaactaaactatGACGAAAAACCTCAAACTTTGACCCTGCTCACCATTCCTCTGTTCCGTGCTTTTGGACACGGCAGGTCCGCCATGATGGCAGTGCAGAGGCTGACGTTTCCCTTACAAATGCCCCCAATTACCCGAAACAACAGGAACATGGAGAAGCTCCGGGAAACCGCCCAGACCGCGTAGGAGGCCGCCAGCCCTACCTGACAAACAAAGCACCCAATTAGCCCCAAACTGGTGGAATATGACTCATTGGATTTTATCATGGAGAACAAGAAACATTTAAGGTGTCATAATGTCCTTCTTACTGTGGTGAGAATGAGGAGAGGTCGTCTGCCATGACGGTCAGATAGAGCGCCCGTTACAGGCGAGGACAGGAACTGTAGCAAAGAAAACAGCGACCCAATCAGACCTGAAAGACAAGAGAAGAAGtattaaacttgaaataattCCTCTTTTTCTTCGTCATCATTCAGCTCAAAAGTCTGAGTTTGAATTTGGATGAATCTCAGGTTTATGGAATGAAGGGATTGGAATAACTTACCTCCAAATAGAACAGAGTTGTATTTCTTTTCCATAGGAATCCCAACAGCCTCCCTAAACCAGTCCACCACACTCTGCAGAGACTGATACGTGACATCctggcccagaaaaaaaaacacaaaaacatcacagagAGGCCACTTCAGGGTGACTCAGCACACAGGCCTCCCACACTAATCAAATTATGTGCTGGTTATGGCTTTTCTGGAACAAATTCTTCACATAAAACACCTTCTGTTCACAGCAGGACAGAAGTCTGAACATGTCCAAATTCCTGCACTTTTAAACTGAAGCCAAGTGATTTTATTCTGCCTTCTCTAAACCGTTTTGGAAGATCCTACTGACCCCTGCTTGAGCATAATGATCCAAAATGGAAGGCAGCAGCGGCAGAATCAGCGTGAATCCAAGCAGATCCAGCAGCAGGATGATAAACACGATGCTGATGACCTTCGACGAGAAGGAGCCTCCATCTCCAGCTGCCTCATTCATAGCTGACGTTCCTGATTAGATTATTTCCTCTATTCCTATGAAAGAGTATAAAGTAAATGTTGACATATCAGCAGACCCAAACGTCTTGCAGCTCTAATTGGAGAAAACAGAGGGTCAAAAAGGTTACGATTCCAGGGAGAATACAAATCATGCCGCACTTtataatttttgttaaaaataaaaaatagataaccgtatatttttttctacttagtaaaaaaacaaacaataaaagaaaacatgttgaagtttgtggttggaaaACGACAAAATGTGACAGTCTTTTgactatgaatacttttgcaaagcaatgtacatttgatatttatttaaaatgaaaattgaaagataaatgacagtaaaaaaaaaagctggacaaaagaaaaaactatcaCTTTGAGAATTGATAAAGTAAAGACATCAAAGTAGTTGTAGGATTATAAAATAATAGTATTAAAATACTATTTCTTAATCTATTATCTGGTTAGAgactaaattaactttttttgtaaagcttaTATGGATGCTACTAAGAAGCATTTATAATAGTAATGTAATTTAAAAGCTATAGTATAAATATGTAAGGAAATActtgcaaatgtaaaaatggcGATGCGTTTAAGAGCCATTAGAAATGTTAAGAGAATTATGTCTGTAAATAATCACACTCAGTATTCGCAGTCTTCCAGTAAGTTATCAGGAAAGACACAAGAAAGTGTGATCAAGGAAGAAGGAAACAATTCCTGTACATGTTGTAAACCAGCCTTTCTGAACTCCTCATTCCAACAATCAAACTCCAAATCAAACTAACATACATTTTCACGACTTTACGTGTTCGCAGAATCAAGAACCGATCGACACGTATCAGCATCTCCCCTTTCGAGCAACAGGAACACAAAAGGAACTTTACCTACAGTATTTCCGTCAGCTGGGTAAACCGCAGTAACTGGTCCCGCTCAGAGGAGTCGATAAGGTTTACCTTCTCCACCTCATCGGTCCTCCGCTGTGGATCCATACCAGGAACTGCCGTCCTTTCATTTGGATGACAAGAATGTGGCGTAATCAGCGCAGCCACCCGAAACCGCTGCCTTCAAGGCACCCTCGTAAGCTCGTAATTTCGAGTTTCAACACGAACGCCGTAGCCCAATCGTGCTATGCacgtaaatatttaaaaaaatattttttttaaagctgtgtaTTTTCAACCATTTGGACACCTAAAATTTTAGGTTAGCATTTGGACACAATTTTATATTGGTTTCAAATATTAACATAAACAGTTTTGAATAATGTTACACATCGAATTTGTTGGAATAAAATGACCGTCAAAGACatgacttattttattgttgcacAAAGACACAACAATGAAATTGGCAACGAAATATCGTCGGAAAATACTAAATTATATGTATTTAGCAAtatattatttgtatatttgtgtatttataggcacacatttgcttttttttctatggCCAAGCGTCGTTTCCAATTTCAGTTGTATCTGTCCAACGATAATTTTGACACTTAGAGGGTTATGCTAATATAGTTGTGCAGTAGTTGCTTTTAGTTATTTctctgaattattttcatttttatctataaaatgccaaaatgtaaacgtaactttatatttttattcatctgatgatctaatttttaaatattaaacgaTTTATGTTTTAATCTGTTACTCAAGTAGCCtctttaccaaatacttttttactcttaatttCTTCTatggctactttttatttttatttgagtaaaaatatgttgtagtcgtgctacttttacttcagtacaGTTTTTGTGTACTCTTCCCACCTCTGACTAGTAAACAAGTTACCATATTTGGACAATTGTTTATAGGTTTGTCAATTTACGactcaaaatgttaaaattaaaacatgaaatgcCATTGTGTGTAATGAACCTATACAACAGTTTTACTTCTTAAGTTAATCTCAAGCAAGAATTGCAGTcttcactttcattttattagttGAAAGTACAATGCAAGTgggagaaattaatttaataactattgaaatgcaaacaaaatgctTAAATCTAAaggtttattgaaataaaaatagaaccAAATAGttaatcttaataaaattcaaaaaagcaaaagtgtCTTAAGGAAGCAGAGGCACAACCTAAAATctagaataaagtcaaagttttgAATTCAAGCAAGGTTCACAGTGTTAGTGTCTGCATATTTTACAGCAACAGCATCGGGGTAATAACTTTCCTGGAACTgcagttaaaatataaatgaatagtaacatttttaaacaatagaaAATCATTTTGACTTTAACCTTTCAAGACAGGTCACATACAATACTGTCATCCTCCTATTCTAAAGTTCTATTTGCTTACTGTTGAGGTATAAAACAGcaattgtattaaaaaatatatttaattagaaaaggattaaaaatctaaaaaaaaaggggCTGCATATTCGTAACAGTGGGAACAGTTCGAGAACAAAGAGAACAGTGAAATACTTGTATCAGAGAACACAATGGGAAACTTTATACTCCATGACGTAAGATGTGGCGATTCAGTTCAGAGACGTTCATGAGGTTTCGTCCACATAGTTCACAAGTAAACAGCTTCTTGTCATGCAGAAGCTCAGAAGCTCCATCCATGGGGGCGAATGCATCTAAAAAGCAAGAGGTTAATCATCATTAAATAAGTTATCTTTTGAATTTTAACATCATctcatgattttaaaatgtccagaGAATTACTGctataagaataaataaaaaattaaaattaggaGATTAAAATTGTACTAATAGGAGAATAATCATAATATTTCTGAAGTAAAGCcataatattaagaaaataaagtcgAACGAGAATGAAGCTATCATATTTAGAGTAAAGTCAATATtgcgagaataaagtcgtatgagaacaaagtcagaattacaggaataaagtcagattacaacaataaagttgaaataataagagaataaagtcatgatatTACAAGAATAAGGCTATAATATTGAGAGAATAAACaataccagaataaaataataacatgaCATGAATATGAGAAACACCATATTCATGTCATGTTATTCAAGTGGACAGATATGAAAGTAACcaatttacttttaatatttcaaaagaatTTCCATTAATCCTGTAAGACTATCTATTATTATTGTTCTAATAATAGATACAAATTTCCTAagaagaaaattttaatattttctatatttatccACGAATGACAGTTC
This window encodes:
- the LOC114154199 gene encoding major facilitator superfamily domain-containing protein 10, whose translation is MNEAAGDGGSFSSKVISIVFIILLLDLLGFTLILPLLPSILDHYAQAGDVTYQSLQSVVDWFREAVGIPMEKKYNSVLFGGLIGSLFSLLQFLSSPVTGALSDRHGRRPLLILTTVGLAASYAVWAVSRSFSMFLLFRVIGGICKGNVSLCTAIMADLPCPKARNRGMAMIGVAFSLGFTVGPLMGAYFAVSSKTTGNVFYETPALLALTFSVVDIFFIWMMLPETLPRVIKGSPSHGGDLLDLLSPVSLFHFTAVTKTKEPPSKERMQKLQVLGLVYFCYLFLFSGLEFNLSFLTHQRFQFTSMQQGKMFFFIGVIMALIQGGYARRIKPGQHIRAVYMAIMMLIPAFILIGLSWNIAMLYIGLALYSFAAAIVVPCLSTLVADHGSANQKGTVMGILRSLGALARAFGPVVSSSVYWIAGAQTCFLITSASFVIPLFLLSKAQRSKEE